The following proteins come from a genomic window of Paenibacillus swuensis:
- a CDS encoding alpha/beta-type small acid-soluble spore protein encodes MGSGSSRTNDLVVPQANQALEQLKYEIAQELGIQIPQDGYYGNMATRDTGAIGGHITRRLVEIAEQQLAGRYSR; translated from the coding sequence TTGGGATCAGGATCTAGCCGTACTAATGATTTGGTAGTACCACAAGCGAACCAAGCTCTTGAGCAATTGAAGTATGAAATCGCTCAAGAATTGGGTATTCAAATTCCGCAAGATGGTTACTACGGTAACATGGCGACTCGCGATACAGGCGCTATCGGTGGACACATCACTCGCCGTCTTGTAGAAATCGCCGAGCAACAACTAGCTGGACGTTACTCCAGATAA
- a CDS encoding O-methyltransferase, giving the protein MAFKKLLGELDYLSSGTVFIQIRNNAIGKFGIRHNPIESKDGAMNEPGKGLTGAQQSAFCTMAIQSLKMKKHWTHGEIYFDFTVRQNVLVASVQFESNYNMANLVAEINQHRI; this is encoded by the coding sequence ATGGCTTTTAAGAAATTACTTGGAGAATTAGACTATTTATCTTCTGGCACGGTCTTCATCCAAATCCGCAACAATGCGATCGGTAAGTTTGGCATTCGTCATAATCCAATCGAGAGCAAGGACGGAGCTATGAATGAACCGGGGAAAGGTTTGACGGGTGCGCAGCAGAGCGCATTCTGCACAATGGCAATACAGTCGTTGAAGATGAAGAAGCATTGGACGCATGGAGAAATTTATTTCGATTTTACTGTTAGACAGAACGTACTAGTCGCAAGTGTACAGTTCGAGTCCAACTACAACATGGCGAACCTCGTGGCTGAAATCAACCAGCATAGAATCTAA
- a CDS encoding metal-dependent hydrolase, whose protein sequence is MDTGTHLVIGLGLAGLAHIDPVVASDSTLATAVFIGTVLGQQAPDADTLIRFRGNAAYIKNHRGKSHSLPAVALWTLLITGLISLFFPAASVAHLMLWVFIAVALHVFIDCFNTYGTQAAYPLTEKWISWNIIHIFDPFIFVAHVIAILFWTFSLTKPEFIFTALYIIIAGYYLWRTFVHFWLQRSLPKHDPEYKTGETYYAIPTVKYNAWNVVKRIDSRSYRIGDFSGGTLRWLDQATCSDHPAAELSKQSQEIGAFTYFSSFACADVKEHKWGYEVRWVDVRYRHRKQYPFVGVILMNTEYKVLDAYVGWLSDERLEKRLRMDSY, encoded by the coding sequence TTGGACACAGGAACCCATCTAGTTATCGGACTCGGACTGGCCGGACTGGCTCATATTGACCCTGTTGTGGCTTCCGATTCCACCCTTGCTACCGCGGTGTTTATCGGTACCGTATTGGGACAACAAGCTCCTGACGCAGACACCCTTATCCGTTTTCGCGGCAATGCGGCTTACATTAAGAATCATCGCGGTAAATCCCATTCCTTGCCGGCGGTTGCGCTTTGGACATTGCTTATAACTGGGCTAATTTCGTTATTCTTTCCTGCAGCTTCCGTTGCGCATCTTATGCTTTGGGTATTTATCGCTGTCGCGTTGCATGTTTTCATTGATTGCTTTAACACCTATGGTACCCAGGCGGCTTACCCCCTTACAGAGAAGTGGATTTCATGGAACATTATTCACATCTTCGATCCGTTCATCTTTGTTGCGCACGTGATCGCGATCTTGTTCTGGACATTCAGTTTAACGAAACCGGAGTTTATCTTCACCGCGTTGTATATCATCATTGCCGGATACTATTTATGGCGCACGTTTGTTCACTTCTGGTTGCAACGGAGCTTGCCTAAGCACGATCCCGAGTATAAGACAGGGGAAACCTACTATGCGATTCCTACCGTTAAATATAACGCCTGGAACGTGGTAAAGCGTATAGATTCCCGTTCTTATCGCATCGGCGATTTTTCCGGGGGAACATTACGTTGGTTGGACCAGGCTACCTGTTCCGATCATCCTGCCGCGGAGCTATCCAAGCAGTCGCAAGAAATCGGCGCTTTTACGTACTTCTCTTCATTTGCTTGCGCGGATGTGAAAGAGCATAAATGGGGGTATGAAGTGCGTTGGGTAGATGTTCGTTACCGGCACCGTAAACAATATCCGTTTGTGGGTGTCATCTTGATGAACACGGAATACAAAGTGTTGGATGCTTATGTAGGTTGGTTAAGCGATGAACGGTTAGAGAAAAGATTGCGGATGGACAGCTACTGA
- a CDS encoding M3 family oligoendopeptidase, translating to MNQTRSQVWNLDTIFSGGSNSPAFNEFLQQVEQDIVSFMELVHKPSEAVFRADDFDKAVTLMQSLTNRLREAGSFVECLTAQNQKDKKAVQLTGKFRGIHARFLSSLTYFDLMLTQIPDDNWNALLKSEDYRNLEFNLNERRHLASEKMAPELEALANDLAVDGYHGWGALYETTVSQIQISYEDQGESRMLSAGQAFNKLHSADRQVREEMSAKWEAEWERKEDFCADALNHLGGFRLQLYKGRRWDAVLKEPLAINRMSENTLSAMWDAINRKSQTFLDFLQRKAQLLGLERLNWHDVDAPLGKASKEYSYDEAAEIIVEQFRKFSPKMADFAHRAFEEQWIEVEDRPGKGPGGFCTSFPFSKQTRIFMTFSGTASNVSTLAHELGHAYHQYIMEDMPALAQDYAMNVAETASTFAELIVSDAAVKQAENDEEKLTLLEDKIQRSIAFFLNIQARFLFETRFYEKRKEGLVSAVELSELMVQAQKDAYHNVLGEYHPHFWASKMHFYITEVPFYNFPYTFGYLFSFGIFARALKEGTDFEDKYISLLQDTGRMTVEELAHKHLNVDLTQPDFWNEAVGLCVQDVEAFLDMTAS from the coding sequence ATGAATCAAACCAGAAGTCAAGTTTGGAACTTGGACACCATCTTTTCCGGAGGAAGCAACTCACCCGCATTTAACGAATTTCTGCAACAAGTTGAACAGGATATTGTCAGTTTTATGGAACTGGTACATAAGCCTTCGGAAGCCGTCTTTCGTGCGGACGATTTTGACAAAGCCGTTACATTGATGCAAAGTCTAACGAATCGCTTGCGTGAGGCCGGTTCCTTTGTGGAATGCCTGACAGCTCAAAACCAAAAGGACAAAAAGGCGGTTCAACTGACAGGTAAATTCCGCGGAATTCATGCCCGGTTTTTATCATCGCTGACGTATTTTGATTTAATGTTAACTCAAATCCCGGATGACAACTGGAATGCGTTGTTGAAGTCAGAAGATTATCGGAATCTCGAGTTCAATCTGAATGAGCGAAGACACCTGGCCAGCGAGAAGATGGCGCCGGAGTTGGAAGCATTGGCCAATGACTTGGCTGTAGACGGTTACCACGGATGGGGAGCACTGTACGAGACCACCGTAAGTCAAATTCAAATTTCTTATGAAGATCAAGGGGAAAGCAGAATGCTGTCGGCTGGGCAGGCTTTTAACAAATTACACAGCGCCGATCGACAAGTTCGTGAAGAGATGTCCGCGAAGTGGGAAGCAGAGTGGGAGCGTAAGGAGGATTTTTGCGCAGATGCCCTGAATCACCTCGGCGGGTTCCGGCTGCAGTTGTACAAAGGTCGCAGATGGGATGCCGTTCTGAAAGAACCTTTAGCCATCAACCGTATGTCGGAAAACACCCTCTCCGCAATGTGGGATGCGATTAACAGAAAGAGTCAAACGTTCCTGGACTTCTTGCAGCGGAAGGCTCAACTCCTTGGATTGGAGCGATTGAATTGGCACGATGTAGATGCGCCCCTGGGTAAGGCAAGCAAGGAATATTCCTATGATGAAGCGGCTGAAATTATCGTGGAGCAATTTCGGAAGTTCAGTCCGAAGATGGCGGATTTTGCGCACAGAGCCTTCGAGGAGCAATGGATTGAAGTTGAGGATCGACCAGGGAAGGGGCCAGGGGGATTCTGCACATCCTTCCCTTTCAGCAAGCAAACCCGTATATTTATGACTTTCTCGGGGACAGCATCCAACGTGTCCACGCTTGCCCATGAGCTCGGTCATGCCTATCATCAATATATAATGGAGGATATGCCCGCGCTGGCACAAGATTATGCCATGAACGTAGCGGAGACGGCCTCCACCTTTGCGGAGCTGATTGTGTCCGACGCTGCGGTAAAGCAAGCTGAGAATGATGAGGAGAAGCTGACTTTGCTGGAAGACAAGATTCAGCGTTCTATCGCATTCTTCTTGAATATCCAGGCGCGATTCCTCTTTGAAACCCGCTTCTATGAGAAGCGAAAAGAAGGGTTGGTTAGCGCGGTTGAATTGAGCGAACTCATGGTACAGGCCCAGAAGGATGCTTATCACAATGTGCTCGGGGAGTATCATCCGCATTTCTGGGCTTCCAAGATGCACTTCTACATCACTGAAGTGCCCTTTTACAACTTCCCGTACACTTTCGGATATCTGTTTAGTTTCGGCATCTTCGCGCGTGCTCTGAAAGAAGGGACCGACTTCGAAGATAAATATATCTCTTTGCTTCAGGATACCGGCAGAATGACCGTGGAAGAGCTTGCGCATAAGCATCTGAACGTGGATTTAACACAACCTGATTTCTGGAATGAGGCTGTGGGGTTGTGCGTTCAGGATGTCGAAGCATTCTTGGACATGACAGCGTCCTAG
- a CDS encoding YycC family protein: MKPLNISADTAVKLAEHLKVPIEQLMHMPQHILLQKLAELASATEKDTGKS, from the coding sequence ATGAAACCATTAAATATATCAGCCGATACCGCGGTGAAGCTCGCGGAGCATTTAAAAGTACCGATTGAACAGCTTATGCACATGCCTCAGCACATTCTGCTTCAAAAACTGGCGGAACTCGCCTCCGCAACGGAAAAGGATACCGGAAAGTCATGA
- a CDS encoding NAD kinase encodes MKYTILNRGDRLSQELTETFHRLAAEGGMTMDQHVPDIVISIGGDGTMLHAFHSHIHLLDKVSFVGVHTGHLGFYADWKATEIAELVKRMTTPDVEMKIVKYPIAEIEIVTKKAGKEVFYALNEFTIRGDDGKTLVAKINVNLEDFEMFRGDGICISTPSGSTAYNKSLQGALLHPSIEALQIAEIASINNRVYRTLGSSMILPKHHICDIFPREDQKLQLSVDHMNIQRDDILSIRSQVSELKVSFARYRPFPFWNRVRAAFIGNEPME; translated from the coding sequence TTGAAGTATACGATTCTGAACCGAGGCGACCGGCTATCCCAGGAACTCACGGAAACCTTCCATCGACTTGCTGCGGAAGGCGGGATGACTATGGATCAACACGTTCCTGACATCGTGATTTCCATAGGCGGAGACGGTACGATGCTTCATGCCTTTCATTCCCATATCCACTTATTGGACAAGGTCTCTTTCGTGGGTGTCCACACGGGTCACTTGGGTTTTTACGCTGACTGGAAAGCCACTGAGATTGCTGAATTGGTGAAGCGTATGACAACGCCCGATGTGGAGATGAAGATTGTTAAATATCCTATTGCCGAGATCGAGATAGTTACGAAGAAAGCGGGCAAAGAGGTTTTTTACGCTCTCAATGAATTCACAATTCGGGGAGATGACGGAAAAACCCTAGTGGCCAAAATTAATGTGAATTTAGAGGATTTCGAAATGTTCCGAGGGGACGGCATATGTATCTCCACTCCCTCGGGAAGTACGGCTTACAACAAGAGCTTGCAAGGCGCCTTGCTGCATCCTTCGATTGAAGCTCTGCAAATTGCGGAAATCGCCTCGATTAACAATCGGGTATACCGTACACTGGGCTCTTCCATGATATTACCCAAGCATCATATTTGTGATATTTTCCCCCGTGAAGATCAGAAGCTGCAGCTGTCTGTGGATCACATGAACATTCAGCGGGACGATATTCTGTCTATTCGAAGTCAAGTTTCTGAATTAAAAGTCAGCTTCGCCCGATATCGTCCGTTTCCGTTCTGGAATCGCGTCCGTGCTGCGTTTATCGGTAACGAACCGATGGAATAG
- a CDS encoding alpha/beta-type small acid-soluble spore protein, whose amino-acid sequence MGSGSSRTNDLVVPQANQALEQLKYEIAQELGIQIPQDGYYGNMATRDTGAIGGHITRRLVEIAEQSISGQSR is encoded by the coding sequence ATGGGATCAGGATCAAGCCGTACTAACGATTTAGTTGTACCACAAGCTAACCAAGCATTAGAGCAATTGAAATATGAAATCGCTCAAGAGCTTGGCATTCAAATTCCGCAAGACGGTTACTACGGTAACATGGCTACTCGCGACACAGGTGCAATCGGTGGTCACATCACTCGCCGTTTGGTTGAAATCGCTGAGCAATCCATTTCCGGTCAATCTCGTTAA
- a CDS encoding cell wall hydrolase, whose product MAVIKANAEDTKLLARLMRAEAEGEGELGMLMVGNVGVNRVRGNCLDFRNIRTLPQMIYQRPGGFEATIKGYFYQRARESEIKLAKRVINGERQHPATNGLWFYRPTGGCPATWYDQRNTGRFKAHCFFAPTRGDCPSVY is encoded by the coding sequence ATGGCTGTCATCAAGGCGAATGCCGAGGATACGAAATTGTTGGCACGATTAATGCGTGCGGAAGCCGAGGGTGAAGGCGAACTTGGCATGCTTATGGTAGGCAATGTAGGCGTGAATCGAGTTCGGGGCAACTGCCTTGATTTCCGCAACATCCGCACATTGCCCCAAATGATTTACCAGCGTCCCGGCGGCTTTGAAGCGACGATTAAAGGTTACTTCTACCAACGGGCAAGGGAATCCGAAATCAAGCTGGCGAAACGAGTAATCAATGGAGAACGTCAACATCCCGCCACGAACGGGTTATGGTTTTATCGCCCAACCGGCGGTTGTCCGGCAACCTGGTACGATCAACGTAACACGGGGCGCTTCAAAGCCCACTGCTTCTTCGCGCCGACACGCGGTGATTGCCCAAGCGTTTATTGA
- the trpS gene encoding tryptophan--tRNA ligase, producing the protein MKKVLSGIQPSGQLTLGNYIGAIRNFVELQHSHECYFMVVDLHAVTTPQEPEALRENSASVAALYLASGIDPQKASVYLQSHVPAHAELGWLMTTLTYMGELERMTQFKDKSAGKSSIGSGLFVYPALMVADILAYNTDLVPVGDDQKQHLELTRDLAQRFNQRFGDLFTVPEPYIQKVGARIMSLDDASSKMSKSSPNPASFISMLDAPDVIRKKISRATTDSGREVKFDPANKPEISNLMSIYAGCSGLSLQEVEAKYEGEGYGAFKKGVAEAVVSLLEPIQQRYYEIRESGQLDAILAQGAEKAAVTANATLREVKQRMGFRL; encoded by the coding sequence ATGAAAAAAGTATTGTCAGGCATACAACCGAGCGGCCAACTAACGTTAGGCAACTATATCGGCGCGATTCGAAACTTTGTGGAGCTGCAGCATTCGCATGAGTGTTATTTCATGGTGGTGGATCTTCATGCGGTCACAACTCCACAGGAACCGGAAGCTTTACGTGAGAACAGCGCATCTGTAGCGGCTCTTTATCTTGCGTCAGGTATTGATCCCCAGAAAGCCAGCGTATATCTGCAATCCCATGTTCCGGCACACGCTGAATTGGGATGGTTGATGACAACGCTCACGTATATGGGCGAATTGGAGCGTATGACGCAGTTTAAGGATAAATCCGCAGGTAAGTCCTCCATCGGTTCAGGTTTGTTTGTGTACCCTGCGCTAATGGTAGCGGATATTCTCGCTTACAATACCGACTTGGTTCCGGTTGGCGACGATCAGAAGCAGCATCTGGAGCTTACGCGGGATTTGGCCCAGCGGTTTAATCAACGCTTCGGAGATTTGTTCACGGTACCTGAGCCCTATATTCAAAAGGTAGGCGCTCGTATTATGTCTCTAGACGACGCTTCAAGTAAGATGAGCAAGAGCAGTCCCAATCCGGCTAGCTTTATATCGATGTTGGATGCGCCGGATGTGATCCGGAAGAAGATCAGCCGCGCTACGACGGATTCCGGACGTGAAGTGAAGTTTGATCCGGCCAACAAACCTGAAATCAGCAACCTCATGAGTATTTATGCCGGATGCTCCGGTTTAAGTTTACAAGAGGTGGAAGCCAAATATGAAGGCGAAGGCTACGGGGCATTTAAGAAAGGCGTAGCCGAAGCTGTTGTCAGCTTGTTGGAACCCATTCAACAGCGTTATTATGAGATCCGGGAATCCGGTCAACTGGACGCCATTCTGGCTCAGGGCGCGGAGAAGGCGGCTGTAACGGCAAACGCTACTTTGCGCGAAGTAAAACAACGCATGGGCTTTCGCTTATAA
- the ylbJ gene encoding sporulation integral membrane protein YlbJ, which yields MRLPSIFSSILISTGALIILLLLVQHPAVGLSAALKGIAIWWDILFPALFPFFVMSELMIGFGVVHFMGTLFDPMMRPLFRVPGIGGFIMAMGFASGYPVGARLTAKLWEQKQITREEGERLVAFTTSSDPIFLIGAVSIGFFHDAGLAAILAATHYGSAILVGIVMRFHGRSSLPTPAKATVRGNILVRCFRAMHEAKTADGRPFGELLKDAVQSSLRLSFIVGGLVVFFATVIDLLSAAGFMPWLYGVTEALLASIGISASLAPSFVNGWFEVTLGAKFAAAAGSGVPLVYKAAAAAFVLSWAGLSVHAQIVSLIQHTGMRYGPFFFARLLHGILAFLLTLWLWEPLQQLRGTTGGVLQVFSPLYMPAGQRIAEGISYSVYIIVILFVILIAMSVLHHMIVTVARPFNKK from the coding sequence ATGCGTCTGCCTTCCATTTTTTCTTCTATCCTTATAAGCACCGGTGCATTAATCATCCTCCTCTTGCTCGTCCAACACCCCGCTGTAGGCTTATCCGCGGCGCTTAAAGGCATCGCCATCTGGTGGGATATTCTATTCCCGGCGCTTTTCCCTTTCTTTGTTATGTCAGAACTGATGATCGGATTCGGTGTGGTACATTTTATGGGAACATTGTTTGATCCGATGATGCGGCCCTTGTTTCGAGTACCGGGCATTGGAGGTTTTATTATGGCCATGGGCTTCGCTTCAGGCTACCCTGTCGGAGCAAGGCTCACCGCTAAGCTGTGGGAGCAGAAGCAGATTACCCGAGAAGAAGGAGAGCGACTCGTCGCTTTCACCACCAGTTCGGATCCCATCTTCCTCATCGGAGCTGTCTCCATTGGATTTTTTCATGATGCGGGTTTAGCAGCCATTCTGGCGGCCACGCATTACGGTTCCGCCATCCTTGTAGGAATTGTTATGAGGTTTCACGGACGGTCATCATTGCCGACTCCGGCTAAGGCAACGGTCCGTGGAAATATACTGGTCCGCTGTTTTCGGGCTATGCATGAAGCCAAAACAGCGGACGGCCGTCCCTTTGGCGAGCTTCTAAAGGATGCCGTACAATCCTCACTGCGCTTAAGCTTTATCGTAGGTGGACTCGTCGTCTTTTTTGCAACTGTCATTGACTTGTTATCAGCCGCCGGCTTCATGCCATGGCTTTATGGGGTTACTGAAGCCCTGCTGGCCAGTATAGGGATATCCGCTTCTTTGGCTCCTTCTTTCGTCAATGGGTGGTTTGAAGTAACATTAGGGGCCAAATTTGCCGCCGCGGCAGGTTCAGGCGTTCCACTGGTTTACAAAGCGGCTGCAGCTGCATTCGTACTCTCTTGGGCAGGGTTATCCGTTCACGCGCAAATTGTGAGTTTAATCCAGCATACGGGGATGCGGTACGGACCGTTTTTTTTCGCTCGTTTGTTACACGGCATATTGGCTTTTCTACTTACCCTGTGGTTGTGGGAGCCGTTACAGCAACTCAGGGGCACAACCGGCGGTGTGTTACAAGTGTTTAGCCCATTATACATGCCTGCCGGGCAACGTATTGCGGAAGGCATATCCTACTCCGTATACATCATCGTGATTCTGTTCGTTATTCTAATAGCAATGAGCGTTCTTCATCATATGATTGTGACAGTAGCGAGACCTTTTAATAAAAAGTAA
- a CDS encoding methyl-accepting chemotaxis protein, translating into MEWFNGLSFRSKLFGGGFTVVGLFSVITLVILFNSDFPVFLGIILIVLMLTGSYFIFNLLEKALTEPITSLSRVALGISKGDFTQKIEVRSEDALGELGHSFNRMIDKLKEILNETTTISRTVSDSSRDIYLKNQHLRNVLQQVTLSAGELATGANEISEDVSDMSVSVKDIESKVVAYAQSTREMNQRSEHTVNLIEKGRLAVESQTQGMKSNIQATANVSATISELAKQAAGITKITKTISEIAEQTNLLSLNASIEAARAGEHGKGFAVVAQEVRNLAEESTASTKEVFNLVKSIERGIHQAIHHIQANEQIVNTQNGLIQETERVFSEIVDSVSFIGNQIASFSKESEQMLENSRRISNAVENISAITQQSAAGTEEVSVSMNAQIASVQDMVERSESMSQLVSQLQRTIQIFKF; encoded by the coding sequence ATGGAATGGTTTAACGGTTTATCTTTCCGTAGTAAATTGTTCGGAGGTGGATTTACAGTCGTCGGCTTGTTTTCTGTCATTACCTTGGTGATTCTGTTCAATTCTGATTTTCCTGTGTTTCTGGGTATTATTCTGATTGTGTTGATGTTAACAGGCAGTTATTTTATTTTTAACCTACTCGAGAAAGCGCTAACAGAACCGATTACGAGCTTATCCCGCGTTGCCCTCGGTATTTCTAAAGGGGATTTTACACAGAAAATTGAAGTGCGCTCGGAAGATGCTCTTGGAGAGCTGGGGCATTCCTTCAACCGGATGATTGATAAGCTGAAAGAAATTTTGAACGAAACAACAACGATCTCCAGAACCGTATCCGATTCCAGCCGCGACATTTACCTCAAGAATCAACATCTGCGCAATGTCCTTCAACAAGTTACGCTATCCGCAGGAGAACTCGCAACGGGAGCCAACGAAATTTCCGAGGATGTATCCGACATGTCCGTATCCGTTAAGGATATAGAATCCAAAGTCGTTGCTTACGCTCAGTCCACCCGTGAGATGAATCAAAGATCTGAACATACCGTGAATCTCATTGAGAAAGGCCGCCTTGCTGTTGAAAGCCAAACTCAGGGGATGAAGAGCAATATCCAAGCGACAGCGAACGTATCCGCGACCATTTCCGAGCTGGCTAAGCAAGCCGCGGGCATTACGAAGATTACGAAGACCATTTCCGAAATCGCTGAGCAGACCAATCTGCTTTCTCTGAACGCATCCATTGAGGCAGCCAGAGCCGGTGAACATGGTAAAGGTTTTGCAGTAGTTGCCCAAGAGGTTAGGAATCTGGCCGAAGAATCGACCGCCTCCACGAAAGAAGTGTTTAATTTAGTCAAAAGTATTGAACGCGGCATCCATCAAGCCATTCATCATATTCAAGCCAATGAGCAGATTGTAAATACGCAGAACGGATTAATCCAGGAAACAGAACGGGTCTTTTCTGAAATCGTGGATTCTGTAAGCTTTATTGGAAACCAGATTGCTTCCTTTAGTAAAGAAAGCGAACAGATGCTGGAGAACTCGCGCCGAATATCCAACGCCGTTGAGAATATTTCCGCCATCACGCAGCAATCCGCAGCCGGAACGGAAGAGGTTTCCGTTTCCATGAATGCACAGATTGCATCTGTACAAGACATGGTTGAACGCTCTGAAAGTATGTCGCAGTTGGTCTCTCAATTACAACGAACGATTCAAATCTTTAAATTTTGA
- the gerQ gene encoding spore coat protein GerQ, with translation MYPYAPFPRSSVPYGYPMQGQGMMPGQGQGMMPGGPGGQMTPPQPSGSYLPGTVPGAVASAVLPFVEESYIENILRLNLGKVATVYMTFENSAQWNNKIFQGVLKGAGRDHIILEDANGVNYLLLMIYLDYITFDEDITYNYPFQGFQGPVTR, from the coding sequence ATGTATCCATATGCTCCCTTTCCAAGATCTTCTGTTCCCTACGGTTACCCGATGCAAGGCCAAGGTATGATGCCCGGACAAGGGCAAGGTATGATGCCCGGAGGTCCAGGAGGTCAGATGACCCCGCCGCAACCGAGCGGCAGTTATCTCCCTGGCACAGTCCCGGGTGCCGTTGCGTCGGCTGTACTTCCGTTTGTTGAAGAATCTTACATAGAAAATATTCTTCGGCTAAACCTCGGCAAGGTTGCAACCGTGTATATGACGTTCGAAAACAGCGCGCAATGGAATAACAAAATCTTTCAAGGCGTCCTGAAAGGCGCCGGCCGGGATCACATTATCCTGGAGGATGCCAACGGTGTCAATTACTTGCTCTTGATGATTTATCTCGATTACATCACGTTCGATGAAGATATTACTTATAACTACCCGTTCCAAGGCTTCCAAGGACCTGTAACCAGATAA
- a CDS encoding DUF5325 family protein has translation MSKSLSLFFAVLSTILLVGVGAALSFRNVWLVIGLIVAWVALLGYSFALKARLRRQQESEE, from the coding sequence TTGAGCAAATCGTTATCCTTATTTTTTGCCGTTCTGTCTACAATTCTGCTGGTTGGAGTCGGTGCTGCCCTTAGTTTTCGCAACGTATGGCTGGTCATCGGATTGATTGTAGCTTGGGTCGCTTTGTTAGGTTATTCTTTTGCATTGAAAGCTCGTCTACGCAGACAACAGGAATCCGAAGAATAG
- a CDS encoding flagellar brake protein: MNWTKAVTSHLISEQSNCQMIIVGETDDGQPFCYENRFTIERIAEDQFTASLQFEDLNPLLSLDKVNFIEFSFFDKGILYYSFVHMLGKEYNAERCLIHLAAPEELYTSQNRKFPRVTLTDKLPLRCEIIGIRKQQQIQGTSFQGQMVDISGGGLSFLCTSKLFHPLLLRLRFHLPVYEEVFEVTGEVIRVTSQTGSSYRIAVEFRDIPESVVTQINAYATATGG, encoded by the coding sequence ATGAACTGGACTAAAGCAGTAACGTCACACTTAATTTCAGAGCAGTCGAATTGCCAGATGATTATCGTTGGAGAGACAGACGACGGACAGCCGTTCTGTTACGAGAACCGTTTCACTATTGAACGAATAGCAGAAGATCAGTTTACAGCTTCATTGCAGTTTGAAGATCTCAACCCTCTGCTGTCTCTGGACAAAGTAAATTTTATTGAGTTTTCTTTTTTTGATAAAGGAATATTATATTATTCATTCGTACATATGCTTGGCAAAGAGTACAATGCCGAACGATGCCTCATTCACCTTGCCGCGCCAGAGGAACTTTATACGTCACAGAACCGGAAATTCCCTCGTGTTACACTGACGGACAAGCTGCCTCTGCGTTGTGAGATTATCGGCATACGTAAACAACAACAAATTCAAGGAACCTCCTTTCAGGGACAGATGGTTGATATTAGCGGCGGCGGGCTTTCTTTTTTGTGCACAAGCAAGCTTTTCCACCCGCTATTGTTGCGCCTGAGGTTCCACTTGCCTGTATATGAAGAAGTGTTTGAGGTTACCGGCGAGGTCATTCGGGTCACTTCCCAGACCGGTTCTTCTTATCGGATCGCGGTTGAATTCAGAGATATTCCGGAATCGGTTGTAACCCAAATTAACGCGTATGCAACAGCAACGGGCGGCTAA
- a CDS encoding globin domain-containing protein, whose product MTDLQALTFYELLGEAEGVTRLVHTFYPIVLQDEELAPLFAESNIDSVMEKQVMFLTQFFGGPLLFTEAYGHPMMRARHMHFALTPELASAWLRCMKEALVQLGTEEALRDAVIERLSGPAYHFVNTP is encoded by the coding sequence ATGACCGACTTGCAAGCATTGACTTTTTATGAATTGCTGGGTGAAGCCGAAGGCGTGACACGGCTCGTACATACCTTCTACCCGATTGTATTGCAAGATGAGGAGTTAGCTCCCCTTTTTGCCGAAAGTAATATCGATTCCGTTATGGAGAAACAAGTGATGTTCCTGACTCAATTTTTCGGAGGTCCTCTCCTCTTTACAGAAGCTTACGGACACCCTATGATGCGCGCGCGTCATATGCATTTTGCCTTGACGCCGGAACTTGCCTCAGCTTGGCTAAGGTGTATGAAGGAAGCCCTGGTTCAACTGGGTACTGAAGAAGCTTTAAGGGATGCCGTCATCGAGAGACTCTCGGGACCCGCTTATCATTTTGTCAACACGCCGTGA